A stretch of Gossypium hirsutum isolate 1008001.06 chromosome A06, Gossypium_hirsutum_v2.1, whole genome shotgun sequence DNA encodes these proteins:
- the LOC107963600 gene encoding LOW QUALITY PROTEIN: serine carboxypeptidase-like 31 (The sequence of the model RefSeq protein was modified relative to this genomic sequence to represent the inferred CDS: inserted 1 base in 1 codon) yields the protein MGFGLRVVVYFAFAFVSTISSLNPVIGERHWRWRDDEGSSSLPKHDDLVTNLPGQPPVDFRHYAGFVTVNELNGRALFYWFYEAMSRPDQKPLVLWLNGGPGCSSVGYGATQEIGPFIVDTDGRGIKFNNFSWNQEANMLFLESPIGVGFSYSNTSTDYDNLGDEFTANDAYTFLHKWFMKFPSYRXKNFYIAGESYAGKYVPELAELIYDNNKDPSLHINLNGILLGNPETYDAEDWRGMVDYAWSHAVVSDETHKTITETCDFKSNDTWSNEDCSEAVDEVLKQYKEIDIFSLYTPLCIADTASSDDKSLLQVMTKRKSNMMPRILGGFDPCLDGYANAFYNKLDVQKAIHVSDGHHLRNWSICNLNIFDGWADSKPSVLPIYQKLIAGGVRIWVYSGDTDGRVPVLSTRYSISALGLPVTKAWRPWYHEKQVSGWFQEYEGLTFATFRGAGHAVPCFKPSSSLAFFSAFLQGESPTSSR from the exons ATGGGTTTTGGGCTGAGAGTTGTTGTTTACTTTGCTTTCGCCTTTGTTTCAACTATTTCATCACTGAATCCGGTCATAGGTGAAAGACATTGGCGATGGCGTGACGATGAGGGATCGAGTTCCCTGCCAAAACATGATGATCTCGTTACCAACTTGCCTGGCCAGCCACCTGTAGATTTCCGCCATTACGCTGGCTTTGTCACTGTGAATGAACTCAATGGAAGAGCACTTTTTTATTGGTTCTATGAGGCAATGTCTCGCCCTGACCAAAAACCATTGGTGCTTTGGCTTAATGGAG GTCCTGGGTGCTCTTCTGTGGGATATGGAGCCACGCAAGAGATTGGTCCTTTCATAGTGGACACTGATGGGCGTGgaattaaatttaataacttcTCATGGAATCAAG AAGCCAATATGTTATTCCTTGAATCTCCAATTGGAGTTGGATTTTCCTACTCAAACACTTCTACCGATTATGATAATCTAGGAGATGAGTTTACTG CAAATGATGCATACACTTTCCTGCATAAGTGGTTCATGAAGTTTCCATCATACA ACAAGAACTTTTATATCGCTGGTGAAAGCTATGCAG GAAAATATGTGCCAGAGTTGGCTGAACTTATTTATGACAACAACAAGGACCCTTCACTTCATATTAATCTCAATGGTATTTTG TTGGGAAATCCTGAAACATATGACGCTGAGGATTGGAGAGGTATGGTGGATTATGCATGGAGCCATGCAGTGGTATCTGATGAAACTCACAAAACCATCACTGAAACCTGTGATTTTAAGAGCAATGATACATGGAGCAATGAAGATTGTAGTGAAGCTGTTGATGAAGTTCTCAAACAGTACAAGGAGATTGATATCTTCAGCCTATACACCCCCCTGTGTATTGCTGATACTGCAAGTTCGGATGACAAATCATTACTCCAAGTCATGACGAAGCGAAAATCCAATATG ATGCCAAGGATTTTGGGTGGTTTTGATCCATGCCTTGATGGCTACGCAAATGCTTTCTACAATAAATTGGATGTTCAAAAAGCTATCCACGTTAGTGATGGTCACCATCTTAGGAACTGGAGTATTTGCAA TCTAAATATATTTGATGGTTGGGCAGATTCAAAGCCATCAGTACTGCCCATATACCAAAAGCTTATTGCAGGAGGAGTTAGAATTTGGGTTTACAG TGGAGACACGGACGGAAGAGTTCCTGTTCTGTCCACACGATACAGCATAAGTGCTTTGGGATTGCCCGTCACCAAGGCATGGAGACCATGGTACCATGAGAAACAGGTCAGCGGTTGGTTTCAAGAATACGAAGGACTTACGTTCGCAACATTTAGGGGAGCTGGGCATGCAGTGCCATGCTTCAAACCCAGCAGTTCACTGGCTTTCTTCTCTGCTTTTCTCCAAGGGGAATCCCCGACTTCCTCCCGGTGA